AATGGTAGGGAATGTAAGGATTCTTAACAAGAAAATCATAAATGAAAAACATAAACGAAGATTCGCGGACGAGGAATAATAAAAGTTTATTTTCGGTACTTCAAGTTTAAGCTTCCAAATAAGGTGGCTTTTCTTTTTTTACTAACGAGGAAGTTCAAGAAAATCATACTATGAGAGTAAGTATGATTTTTTCTCGTATCAGTGAATTCTTTTTTTTAGAAGAAAAGCGAGCAAATGTGTCTAATAATGACAATAGTATTCTATAAAGGAAAAAAAGAATTAGACAAACAATAGAAAATATGTGGCTGGTAGTATGTTTTTCACTACGGGTGAGTGTAGTGAAAAAAGGACTAAAAAGCAAGATAAGAGAACATTGTTAAATAACACAATCTCGGTTCTCTTATCACTAATTGTTCTCTACCTCTACAAGTCTTTTAAGAGTAGAAAGAAGCTTTTCCTCCCAATATTGTTCAAAGAAGGACAGCCACTTTTGTTGATTGGTTGATCTTATTTAATTCCGAATTCTCCAGAAAATTGCTTCACAACTGCATGTATTTCCCCTAATTTATCTGGTTTTAAAAGACTAATCATCTTAGGGATAAATTCTTGAATATCTTCTTGTGAAAAAGTACCTTCAGCTTGTTTCCTGAAGTTTTCTAATAGTATTTCTTTTGCTTCATCCTCTTTGCCCTCTTGAACTCTTTGTAAAATAAAATTTAAAAACATTTCTTGTCCTTGTTTGTCCATTCCAATTGCCTCCTAAAGAAATTTAATTTGTAACATTTTGTGGTTTCAACACCGCCTACAAAGTCAAGAGTGTTGTTTCGGCAGCATTGCTTTCATCGGATAAAATTCAGTTGGCATTATACCAGCAATAACAGCTGGGTCTGCTCCTATAAGTTTCGGGACTTCAGCTTCATCTTCAACTTCAATTATGGCAAGTCCGTGCGGAGCTGAGGGATTTAGAACTGGGCCGTAGACCAGAGCAATCCCTTGGTTTTGCTTGTCCGTCCAATAGGCAATATGTTTTAACATAATGTCCCGTTCTTCTGATGTCATATCCTGATGAAAAGTTGTTCTTGGCGGAGTAGACTTTAGCATAAAGTGCATTTTAGCTTTACTAACGGTATTGTCCGACATCCTAAAATACCTCCATAAATATGAATTTCCCTTCATTATTATTCCAT
This Neobacillus sp. YX16 DNA region includes the following protein-coding sequences:
- a CDS encoding YciI family protein, giving the protein MSDNTVSKAKMHFMLKSTPPRTTFHQDMTSEERDIMLKHIAYWTDKQNQGIALVYGPVLNPSAPHGLAIIEVEDEAEVPKLIGADPAVIAGIMPTEFYPMKAMLPKQHS